A genomic window from Vitis riparia cultivar Riparia Gloire de Montpellier isolate 1030 chromosome 18, EGFV_Vit.rip_1.0, whole genome shotgun sequence includes:
- the LOC117907351 gene encoding vacuolar iron transporter homolog 2-like, translating into MESNQPSLHDPKFTVPISDVEQQASQLENEAKEFDYSKRSQWLRAAVLGANDGLVSTASLMMGVGAVKQDIKAMILTGFAGLVAGACSMAIGEFVSVYSQLDIEVAQMKRDKRRVGSGESEEEEGEKENLPNPVQAAAASALAFAVGAMVPLLAASFIREYKVRLGAVTAAVTVALVVFGWLGAVLGKVPAFRSCMRVLVGGWLAMAITFGLTKLIGSSGL; encoded by the coding sequence ATGGAATCCAACCAACCATCTCTCCATGATCCCAAATTCACAGTCCCCATCAGCGATGTGGAGCAACAAGCCAGCCAGCTTGAGAATGAAGCCAAGGAATTCGACTACTCAAAACGCTCGCAATGGTTAAGGGCCGCCGTCCTAGGAGCCAATGATGGGCTGGTCTCCACCGCGTCGTTAATGATGGGGGTCGGAGCCGTGAAGCAAGACATCAAGGCCATGATACTAACCGGGTTCGCTGGCTTGGTGGCCGGGGCTTGCAGCATGGCCATAGGAGAGTTTGTATCGGTGTACTCACAGTTGGACATAGAAGTAGCCCAAATGAAGAGAGATAAGAGGAGGGTAGGCAGTGGAGAgagtgaagaagaagagggtgagAAGGAGAACCTCCCCAACCCAGTACAAGCTGCAGCAGCATCTGCCCTAGCATTTGCAGTGGGAGCCATGGTGCCATTGCTGGCCGCATCATTTATAAGGGAGTATAAGGTAAGGCTAGGAGCGGTGACTGCAGCCGTGACAGTAGCTTTGGTTGTGTTTGGATGGTTAGGAGCAGTGTTGGGGAAGGTACCAGCTTTTAGGTCTTGTATGAGGGTTTTGGTTGGGGGATGGCTGGCCATGGCTATAACTTTTGGACTAACCAAGCTGATTGGCTCAAGTGGGCTGTGA